A window of the Comamonas sp. Y33R10-2 genome harbors these coding sequences:
- the coaBC gene encoding bifunctional phosphopantothenoylcysteine decarboxylase/phosphopantothenate--cysteine ligase CoaBC — protein MNDVFAGKHLVLGLSGGVACYKSAILCRLLVQAGATVQVVMTEAAEQFMTAVTMQALSGRAVYTSQWDAREPNNMPHINLSREADAILIAPCSADFIARLVQGRADELLSLMCLARPTGTVPLLLAPAMNREMWAHPATQRNLAQVQADGAAVLGVGNGSQACGETGDGRMLEPEEIMEELAAHFTAKRLQGQHLLVTAGPTFEAIDPVRGITNLSSGKMGFAIARAAREAGAQVTLVAGPVHLPTPRGVTRINVQSARQMQQAVQSQVSCASIFIATAAVADWRPAEFSDQKIKKDGSGDVPAMSFVENPDILAGVAQSEQAKSGKLYCVGFAAESHDLLKHATAKRLRKGVPLLVGNIGPATFGKDDNALLLIDDKGTKELPHASKDKLARQLVDEIALRLSAVKP, from the coding sequence ATGAATGACGTGTTCGCAGGCAAACATCTGGTGCTGGGCCTCTCTGGGGGCGTAGCTTGTTACAAATCGGCCATTTTGTGCCGCTTGCTGGTTCAAGCCGGCGCTACGGTCCAAGTGGTCATGACGGAGGCGGCTGAGCAGTTTATGACTGCCGTCACCATGCAGGCGCTTTCTGGGCGCGCAGTCTACACCTCTCAGTGGGATGCGCGTGAGCCCAACAACATGCCCCACATCAACCTCAGTCGCGAGGCTGATGCCATCCTCATCGCCCCGTGCAGCGCAGACTTTATTGCGCGCTTGGTGCAAGGCCGTGCGGATGAGCTGCTAAGCCTGATGTGCTTGGCCCGACCCACAGGCACAGTGCCCCTGCTGCTGGCCCCGGCCATGAACCGCGAAATGTGGGCCCACCCTGCCACCCAGCGCAATTTGGCGCAGGTGCAAGCCGATGGCGCTGCTGTGCTGGGCGTGGGCAACGGCAGTCAGGCCTGTGGTGAGACGGGCGATGGCCGCATGCTGGAGCCCGAAGAAATCATGGAAGAGCTCGCCGCACACTTCACGGCCAAGCGATTGCAAGGCCAGCATTTACTGGTCACCGCCGGCCCCACGTTTGAGGCGATTGACCCGGTGCGCGGAATCACCAATTTGTCGAGTGGAAAGATGGGCTTTGCCATTGCCCGTGCCGCACGCGAAGCAGGGGCTCAGGTTACGCTGGTGGCTGGCCCTGTGCACCTACCCACGCCGCGCGGCGTGACGCGCATCAACGTGCAGTCGGCCCGTCAGATGCAGCAAGCCGTTCAGTCGCAGGTGAGTTGTGCTTCTATTTTTATAGCTACTGCTGCAGTTGCTGATTGGCGCCCTGCCGAATTTTCCGACCAAAAAATCAAGAAAGACGGCTCTGGCGATGTGCCCGCTATGAGCTTTGTGGAGAACCCCGATATTCTGGCGGGTGTCGCCCAGTCCGAGCAGGCCAAGTCTGGCAAGCTGTACTGCGTGGGTTTTGCGGCGGAAAGCCATGACCTGCTCAAACACGCCACTGCCAAGCGCCTGCGCAAAGGCGTGCCACTGCTGGTGGGTAATATTGGCCCGGCCACTTTTGGCAAGGACGACAATGCCCTGCTGCTGATTGATGACAAGGGCACGAAAGAGCTGCCCCACGCCAGCAAAGACAAGTTGGCGCGTCAGCTGGTGGATGAAATTGCGCTGCGCTTGTCGGCTGTGAAGCCGTAA
- the dut gene encoding dUTP diphosphatase, with the protein MNVDVKILDARLRENMPAYATPGSAGLDLRACIDAPVTLEPGQWQLIPTGMAMHLKDPNYAALILPRSGMGHKHGIVLGNLVGLIDSDYQGQLMVSAWNRSQTAFTLQPMDRLAQLMIVPVVQAQFNLVDEFADASERGEGGYGSTGKQ; encoded by the coding sequence ATGAACGTAGATGTCAAGATTCTCGATGCGCGCCTGCGCGAAAACATGCCCGCTTACGCCACGCCCGGCAGCGCCGGACTGGACCTGCGCGCCTGCATTGATGCGCCTGTGACGCTGGAGCCCGGCCAGTGGCAGCTGATTCCCACCGGCATGGCCATGCACCTCAAAGACCCCAACTACGCAGCGCTCATCCTGCCGCGCTCGGGCATGGGTCACAAACACGGCATCGTGCTGGGCAATCTCGTGGGCCTGATCGACTCCGATTACCAAGGCCAACTCATGGTCAGCGCCTGGAATCGCTCGCAAACCGCTTTCACGCTGCAGCCTATGGACCGTCTGGCTCAGCTGATGATCGTGCCCGTGGTGCAAGCCCAGTTCAATTTGGTCGATGAATTTGCCGACGCCAGCGAGCGCGGTGAAGGTGGCTACGGCTCTACAGGCAAGCAATAA
- a CDS encoding aldehyde dehydrogenase, with amino-acid sequence MIEQKMLIAGQECVASNGATFERKNPLDGSVATRAPAATTEDAIRACEAAAAAFPAWSQLGPNARRAMLMKASHALEAKGEAIAAAMAAETGASGIWAGFNVHLAASMLLEAASLTTQINGEIIPSDVPGSVAMAVRQPAGVVLGIAPWNAPVILAVRSISTALACGNTVILKGSELCPATHGLIIEAFQDAGLPAGVVNFVTNAPADAGSVVEAIVAHPAVRRVSFTGSTKVGRIIGQTCAKYLKPALLELGGKAPFLVLDDADIDAAVNAATFGAFANSGQICMSTERFVVDNKVADEFIAKFAAKAQSLPLGDPRKGPVVLGSVVDLATVERCNAMIDDAVAKGAKIICGGKADNTLMPATLIDHVTPDMRIFHEETFGPVKGIVRVNGEEEAIATANDNEFGLSSAVFTKDTARGWRVAARIEAGICHINGPTVHDEAQMPFGGVKASGYGHFGGQQGINAFTETRWVTMQTAERHYPF; translated from the coding sequence ATGATCGAACAAAAAATGCTGATCGCCGGCCAAGAATGCGTCGCCAGCAATGGCGCGACTTTTGAGCGCAAAAACCCGCTGGATGGCTCCGTCGCCACCCGCGCCCCAGCCGCAACGACAGAAGATGCCATTCGCGCCTGCGAAGCTGCGGCGGCCGCGTTCCCTGCTTGGTCACAGCTCGGCCCCAATGCGCGCCGCGCCATGCTGATGAAGGCATCGCACGCCCTTGAAGCCAAAGGTGAAGCCATTGCCGCAGCTATGGCTGCTGAAACCGGCGCTTCGGGCATCTGGGCAGGCTTTAACGTGCATCTGGCCGCCAGCATGCTGCTGGAAGCCGCATCGCTGACCACGCAAATCAACGGGGAAATCATCCCATCGGACGTGCCCGGCAGCGTGGCCATGGCCGTACGCCAGCCTGCTGGCGTGGTGCTGGGCATTGCGCCGTGGAATGCGCCAGTGATTTTGGCCGTGCGTAGCATCTCCACCGCTTTGGCCTGCGGAAATACCGTCATTCTCAAGGGCTCAGAACTGTGCCCCGCCACGCACGGCCTCATCATCGAAGCCTTCCAAGACGCAGGTCTCCCCGCAGGCGTGGTGAACTTTGTGACCAATGCCCCCGCAGACGCTGGCAGCGTGGTTGAAGCCATCGTCGCCCACCCCGCCGTGCGCCGCGTGAGTTTTACCGGATCGACAAAGGTGGGCCGCATCATTGGTCAAACCTGCGCCAAGTACCTCAAGCCCGCGCTGCTCGAACTCGGTGGCAAGGCCCCGTTTCTGGTGCTTGACGATGCCGACATTGATGCCGCCGTGAACGCCGCCACCTTTGGCGCGTTTGCCAACTCAGGCCAAATTTGCATGTCTACCGAGCGCTTTGTGGTGGACAACAAAGTCGCTGATGAATTCATCGCCAAGTTCGCTGCCAAGGCCCAAAGCCTGCCGCTGGGCGACCCGCGCAAAGGCCCCGTCGTGCTGGGCTCGGTGGTCGATCTGGCCACGGTGGAGCGCTGCAATGCCATGATTGACGATGCTGTGGCCAAGGGCGCAAAAATCATCTGCGGCGGCAAGGCCGACAACACGCTGATGCCTGCCACGCTGATCGATCATGTGACGCCCGACATGCGCATCTTCCACGAAGAGACTTTTGGCCCCGTCAAGGGCATCGTGCGCGTCAACGGCGAAGAAGAAGCCATTGCTACGGCCAACGACAACGAGTTCGGTCTGTCATCTGCCGTATTCACCAAAGACACCGCCCGCGGCTGGCGCGTGGCGGCGCGCATTGAAGCGGGCATTTGCCACATCAACGGCCCCACCGTGCACGACGAAGCGCAGATGCCGTTTGGCGGCGTCAAAGCTTCGGGCTATGGCCACTTTGGCGGCCAGCAAGGCATTAACGCGTTTACCGAAACGCGCTGGGTGACCATGCAGACAGCAGAGCGCCACTACCCGTTTTAA
- a CDS encoding branched-chain amino acid ABC transporter permease: MNFIDILLAGAMLGGLYGLVAMGLTLQYGVARIMNLSYGEFLIAPAFLAFFAVSGWGISPLLLMLLVIPLGFAVQWLIYQLLLTPLVRRAKGGPSLEVDSILATFGMLFVVQGIMLVSFGGDYHSYTYLSDTLEILGSKVAANRMLVLVVALVLGGGLYLLLTRTRAGAVVRAVAVAPQFAHLVGINVRSTAALAYGLGGALIAVCGVMVSMFLPFSASMGTMFAMKALIVVIMGGVGNLMGCLVAGMLLGFSETLVASFIDPGLTLAVNYAVFLLVLLFKPTGLFGRAAR; encoded by the coding sequence ATGAACTTTATAGACATTCTTCTCGCAGGCGCCATGCTCGGCGGCCTCTATGGCTTGGTTGCCATGGGGCTGACGCTGCAATACGGCGTGGCGCGCATCATGAACCTCTCGTATGGGGAGTTTTTGATTGCACCGGCCTTTCTGGCCTTTTTCGCAGTCTCCGGCTGGGGCATCTCGCCGCTGCTGTTGATGCTGTTGGTTATCCCTCTGGGCTTTGCCGTGCAGTGGCTCATCTACCAGTTGCTGCTGACCCCATTGGTGCGCCGCGCCAAGGGCGGGCCGTCGCTGGAGGTGGACTCCATTTTGGCCACCTTTGGCATGCTGTTTGTGGTGCAGGGCATCATGCTGGTGAGCTTTGGTGGCGACTATCACAGCTACACCTATCTGTCGGACACGCTTGAAATTCTGGGCAGCAAGGTTGCCGCCAACCGCATGCTGGTGCTGGTCGTTGCACTGGTGCTGGGCGGTGGTCTATACCTGCTACTGACACGTACCCGCGCCGGTGCGGTGGTGCGCGCTGTGGCAGTGGCTCCCCAGTTTGCACATCTGGTGGGCATCAATGTGCGCAGCACGGCGGCGCTGGCCTATGGGCTAGGCGGCGCGCTGATTGCGGTGTGTGGCGTGATGGTCAGCATGTTTTTGCCGTTTTCGGCCAGCATGGGCACCATGTTTGCGATGAAAGCGCTGATCGTCGTCATCATGGGCGGCGTGGGCAACTTGATGGGCTGCTTGGTGGCCGGCATGCTGCTGGGCTTTTCCGAGACACTGGTCGCATCCTTCATCGACCCCGGCCTGACGCTGGCCGTGAACTACGCTGTTTTCTTGCTGGTGCTGCTGTTCAAGCCCACAGGTTTGTTCGGGAGGGCTGCACGATGA
- a CDS encoding DUF2076 domain-containing protein, which yields MTSQEQQLLQDLCARLTLTQGQPKDPQADAELRSGLTAAPDAVYWLAQRTLLLEQSLQQAQKQITELQQQVQQAQQNHSQAGSSFLSGGLSTHFGRAPEPSVNAASAQQPYQSPNQFQPAVQASSWRDRFSGSAASSASPNAVQPAAPAGGSFLGSAVAAAAGVAGGMFLFNGLGNLMGSQHASSANPLASSESKPLAEGSSAQSLHEGGGTSSLADDAGLGSIDSAASGSWDDGGGFFDDDFA from the coding sequence ATGACCTCTCAAGAACAACAATTGCTGCAAGATCTGTGCGCCAGGCTGACGCTGACGCAGGGCCAGCCCAAAGACCCGCAGGCCGATGCTGAACTGCGCAGCGGCCTGACCGCAGCGCCCGATGCTGTTTATTGGCTGGCTCAGCGCACCTTGCTGCTGGAGCAGTCCCTGCAGCAGGCGCAAAAGCAGATCACCGAGCTGCAGCAGCAAGTGCAGCAGGCCCAGCAAAACCACAGTCAGGCTGGGTCTAGCTTTTTGTCGGGCGGGTTGAGTACGCACTTTGGTCGTGCGCCAGAGCCCTCTGTGAATGCCGCTAGCGCGCAGCAGCCTTATCAAAGCCCCAATCAGTTTCAGCCAGCCGTGCAAGCATCTAGCTGGCGCGATCGGTTTTCAGGCAGTGCTGCATCCAGCGCATCCCCCAATGCTGTTCAGCCCGCAGCCCCTGCAGGTGGTAGCTTTCTGGGCAGCGCCGTAGCGGCAGCCGCTGGTGTGGCGGGCGGCATGTTTTTGTTCAACGGGCTGGGCAATTTGATGGGCAGCCAGCACGCCAGCTCTGCGAATCCCTTGGCCAGCAGCGAAAGCAAACCGTTGGCGGAGGGCAGCAGTGCGCAGAGCCTGCATGAAGGCGGCGGCACATCCAGTCTGGCTGATGATGCCGGCCTTGGCAGCATCGACAGTGCAGCCAGCGGCAGCTGGGATGATGGCGGTGGCTTTTTTGACGATGACTTTGCTTGA
- a CDS encoding ABC transporter ATP-binding protein — protein MTALLSLRGATKRFGGLVAVNELSFDVQAGEVVGLLGPNGSGKTTAMNLISGALPSNGGEILFKGQKINHLKSHQIARLGIARTFQLVKVLGSMSCIDNVIAGMAFKPRPLFGKSATARALTLLAQVGLSEFAHSPAGDLTYINQKRLELARALALEPQILLLDEWLAGLNPTELQQGIALIQQLQATGLTILMVEHVMDAVHALCNRCVVMNAGAKIADGPTAKVLKEPEVVRAYLGEDAGGDDEEKATEAANA, from the coding sequence ATGACTGCACTGCTATCCCTGCGCGGCGCCACCAAGCGCTTTGGCGGTCTGGTGGCCGTCAACGAACTGAGCTTTGATGTGCAAGCCGGTGAAGTGGTGGGCCTGCTTGGCCCCAACGGATCGGGCAAGACCACGGCCATGAACTTAATCTCAGGCGCCCTGCCCAGCAACGGCGGCGAGATTTTGTTCAAGGGCCAGAAGATTAACCATCTCAAAAGCCACCAGATCGCACGCCTTGGCATTGCGCGCACCTTTCAGCTGGTGAAGGTGCTTGGCTCCATGAGCTGCATCGACAACGTCATTGCAGGCATGGCCTTCAAGCCCCGCCCGCTGTTTGGCAAAAGTGCCACTGCCCGCGCACTGACGCTGCTCGCGCAAGTGGGCCTATCCGAGTTTGCGCACAGCCCTGCAGGAGACCTTACCTACATCAACCAAAAGCGTTTAGAGCTTGCCCGTGCGCTGGCCCTTGAGCCGCAAATTTTGCTGCTAGACGAATGGCTGGCAGGTCTGAACCCCACGGAGCTACAGCAAGGCATTGCGCTGATTCAACAGCTGCAAGCCACAGGTCTGACCATCCTCATGGTTGAGCATGTGATGGATGCTGTGCACGCCCTGTGCAACCGCTGCGTGGTGATGAATGCCGGAGCAAAAATTGCCGATGGCCCGACAGCCAAAGTACTCAAGGAGCCGGAAGTGGTGCGCGCCTATCTTGGTGAAGATGCGGGTGGCGATGATGAAGAAAAAGCCACGGAGGCCGCCAATGCTTGA
- a CDS encoding peptidylprolyl isomerase — MEVTQQCVVALTWILKDTLGEELDVLDEPVDFLVGGDDLLKRIEEALQGHVAGDKLDLHLEPEEAFGDYDENLIFLEKRELFPAEIEEGMTFESSAMPQGTNPVLPGLLYTVTEIYPEHVVLDGNHPLAGIALRIHVQIAAVRDATEEEVGRGTAGTGFFRIEPQAPGNETLH, encoded by the coding sequence ATGGAAGTTACTCAACAATGCGTGGTCGCCCTGACCTGGATTCTTAAAGACACTCTGGGCGAAGAGCTGGACGTGCTGGACGAACCGGTGGACTTTCTCGTCGGCGGTGACGACCTGCTCAAGCGCATCGAAGAAGCGCTGCAAGGCCATGTAGCTGGCGACAAGCTGGATCTGCACCTTGAGCCCGAAGAAGCCTTTGGCGACTACGACGAAAATCTGATCTTCTTGGAAAAGCGCGAGCTGTTCCCCGCCGAGATCGAAGAAGGCATGACCTTCGAGAGCAGCGCCATGCCCCAAGGCACCAACCCCGTGCTGCCCGGTCTGCTCTACACCGTGACGGAAATCTACCCCGAACACGTGGTGCTGGATGGCAACCACCCGCTGGCCGGTATTGCGCTGCGCATTCATGTGCAAATCGCCGCCGTGCGCGATGCGACCGAAGAAGAAGTGGGCCGCGGCACCGCAGGCACCGGCTTCTTCCGCATTGAGCCCCAAGCTCCGGGCAATGAGACTTTGCATTAA
- a CDS encoding glycine zipper 2TM domain-containing protein: MQVIQRWGRVAMVGAIAAVLSACVAYPQDSYQSGYPAQGGYQQGGYSGSGFPATIQTYPVGSAPAQAYPANNCAYNNPNCYSQQQQQQQPQYVQQGRVMNIETVRVQDGSGVGAGGAIAGGVLGGVLGNQVGGGSGRTLATIAGVVGGALAGSAVQNSMGGGSVRDIYRLTVQLQDGSMRAVDYQYAPQLSVGEYVRVEGNQIYRR, encoded by the coding sequence ATGCAAGTCATTCAACGCTGGGGCCGCGTGGCCATGGTTGGCGCAATTGCCGCAGTTCTGTCGGCATGCGTTGCCTATCCTCAGGACAGCTATCAAAGTGGCTACCCCGCACAGGGCGGCTATCAGCAAGGGGGCTACTCTGGCTCGGGCTTTCCTGCCACCATTCAGACCTACCCTGTGGGCAGTGCACCAGCGCAAGCCTACCCTGCCAATAACTGTGCCTACAACAATCCCAATTGCTATTCACAACAACAACAGCAGCAACAGCCCCAATACGTTCAGCAGGGACGTGTGATGAATATTGAAACCGTGCGCGTGCAAGACGGCAGCGGTGTGGGTGCCGGTGGTGCCATCGCTGGCGGCGTGCTCGGTGGCGTGCTGGGTAATCAAGTCGGTGGAGGCTCTGGCCGCACACTGGCCACGATTGCTGGTGTAGTGGGTGGCGCTCTGGCCGGTAGCGCAGTGCAAAACAGCATGGGCGGTGGCAGCGTGCGCGACATTTACCGTCTGACTGTGCAGCTGCAAGACGGCAGCATGCGCGCTGTTGACTACCAGTACGCGCCGCAGCTCAGCGTTGGCGAATATGTGCGTGTGGAAGGCAACCAGATTTACCGTCGCTAA
- a CDS encoding ABC transporter ATP-binding protein, giving the protein MLDVRNISVSYGKHEALHQVSLNVQPGELVVMLGANGAGKSSLLKALGGMVTPLAGASAQLGGKELMQLPAHAIVQSGLALVPEGRGVFGDLSVKENLLLGAHPQRARANETKNLEQVFTLFPKLRDRLPQAVRTMSGGEQQMVAVGRALMSQPDILLLDEPSLGLSPLMCKELFSALARIKTMGMGVLLVEQNARQSLAIADRGYLLETGRIVGEGSAKELANSPAVRRAYLGGDH; this is encoded by the coding sequence ATGCTTGATGTACGCAATATCTCGGTGAGCTACGGCAAGCACGAAGCCCTGCACCAAGTCAGCCTGAATGTGCAGCCCGGCGAGCTGGTCGTCATGCTAGGTGCCAATGGCGCGGGCAAGTCCAGCCTGCTCAAAGCCTTGGGCGGCATGGTCACACCACTGGCGGGAGCGAGTGCGCAGTTGGGCGGCAAAGAACTGATGCAATTGCCCGCCCACGCCATCGTTCAGTCCGGCTTGGCACTGGTGCCCGAAGGGCGCGGCGTGTTTGGTGATTTGAGCGTGAAAGAGAACCTGCTGCTAGGTGCGCACCCCCAGCGCGCTCGCGCTAATGAGACCAAAAATCTCGAGCAGGTTTTCACCCTCTTCCCCAAGCTGCGCGACCGCTTGCCGCAAGCCGTTCGCACCATGAGCGGCGGCGAGCAGCAAATGGTGGCCGTGGGCCGCGCACTGATGAGCCAGCCCGATATTTTGCTGCTCGATGAGCCGTCACTTGGCCTGTCACCCTTGATGTGCAAAGAGCTGTTCTCCGCTCTGGCGCGCATCAAAACAATGGGCATGGGCGTGCTACTAGTGGAGCAAAACGCCCGCCAGAGCCTAGCGATTGCGGACCGCGGATATCTGCTGGAGACGGGCCGAATCGTGGGCGAAGGCAGCGCCAAAGAGCTGGCCAACAGCCCCGCTGTGCGCCGCGCCTACTTAGGCGGTGACCACTAA
- a CDS encoding CTP synthase: protein MTKFVFVTGGVVSSLGKGIASASLAAILESRGLKVTLIKLDPYINVDPGTMSPFQHGEVFVTDDGAETDLDLGHYERFIETRMRQTNNFTTGRIYQSVLEKERRGDYLGKTVQVIPHVTNEIQEYIKRGAGLGTDHEVDVAICEVGGTVGDIESLPFLEAARQLALKLGPNNSAFVHLTYLPFIETAGELKTKPTQHTVQKLREIGIQPDALLCRAKYEVPAEEKEKISLFTNVPEWGVISMWDVDTIYKVPRMLHEQGLDGLICDKLRLNTPPTNLKRWDELVHETENPQGEVKIAMVGKYVELSDAYKSVNEALKHAGLRNHVRVKITHVDSETIHDTDASKLLKEYDGILVPGGFGSRGVEGKISTAKFARESKVPYLGICLGMQVATIEYARHVAGLEGANSTEFDPATPNPVIALITEWKDADGTIKTRDENSDLGGTMRLGAQSSDVQAGTLAHSIYGEVVTERHRHRYEANTQYLDQLREAGLVISALTQREQLTEIVELPAKTHPWYIGVQFHPEFKSTPWAGHPLFNAFIKAAMDNKARSGKKA from the coding sequence ATGACCAAGTTCGTCTTCGTCACCGGCGGTGTGGTGTCTTCCCTCGGTAAGGGAATCGCCTCAGCCTCCCTTGCAGCGATCCTCGAATCGCGCGGTCTCAAAGTCACCCTCATCAAGCTCGACCCCTACATCAACGTGGACCCGGGCACGATGTCGCCCTTCCAACACGGTGAAGTGTTTGTGACGGATGACGGAGCTGAGACCGATCTGGACTTGGGCCACTACGAGCGTTTCATTGAAACGCGCATGCGTCAGACCAACAATTTCACCACGGGCCGTATCTATCAGTCCGTGCTGGAAAAAGAACGCCGTGGTGACTATCTGGGCAAGACCGTGCAGGTCATCCCCCACGTCACCAACGAAATTCAGGAATACATCAAGCGCGGCGCAGGCCTCGGTACTGATCACGAAGTAGATGTCGCCATCTGCGAAGTGGGCGGCACCGTGGGCGATATTGAGTCCCTGCCCTTCTTGGAAGCTGCTCGCCAGCTGGCCCTGAAGCTGGGCCCCAACAACTCCGCCTTTGTGCACCTGACTTACCTGCCTTTCATTGAAACGGCCGGCGAGCTCAAGACCAAGCCCACACAGCACACCGTGCAAAAGCTGCGCGAAATCGGTATTCAGCCTGACGCTTTGCTGTGCCGCGCCAAGTACGAAGTGCCTGCTGAAGAGAAGGAAAAGATCTCCCTCTTCACCAACGTGCCTGAGTGGGGTGTGATCTCCATGTGGGACGTGGACACCATCTACAAGGTGCCCCGCATGCTGCACGAGCAAGGTCTGGACGGCCTGATCTGCGACAAGCTGCGCCTGAACACACCGCCTACCAACCTCAAGCGTTGGGATGAGCTGGTGCATGAGACGGAAAATCCCCAAGGCGAAGTCAAGATCGCCATGGTGGGCAAGTACGTGGAGCTGTCCGATGCCTACAAGTCGGTCAACGAAGCGCTCAAGCATGCAGGCCTGCGCAACCATGTGCGCGTGAAGATCACGCACGTGGACTCGGAAACCATCCACGATACAGATGCTTCCAAGCTGCTCAAGGAATACGACGGCATTCTGGTGCCCGGCGGCTTCGGCTCCCGCGGCGTGGAAGGCAAGATCTCGACGGCCAAGTTCGCTCGCGAATCCAAGGTTCCCTATCTGGGCATCTGCTTGGGCATGCAAGTGGCCACTATCGAGTACGCCCGCCATGTAGCTGGCCTTGAAGGTGCCAACTCCACCGAGTTTGACCCCGCCACTCCCAACCCCGTGATCGCTCTGATCACCGAGTGGAAGGATGCGGACGGCACGATCAAGACCCGTGACGAGAACTCTGACCTGGGCGGCACCATGCGTCTGGGCGCTCAGTCGTCCGACGTGCAAGCCGGCACACTGGCCCACAGCATCTACGGCGAAGTGGTGACCGAGCGTCATCGCCACCGCTATGAAGCCAATACCCAGTATCTGGACCAGTTGCGCGAAGCCGGTCTCGTCATCTCTGCGCTGACTCAGCGCGAGCAGCTGACCGAAATCGTGGAACTGCCTGCCAAGACTCACCCTTGGTATATCGGCGTGCAATTCCACCCGGAGTTCAAGTCCACCCCTTGGGCAGGTCACCCCCTGTTCAATGCCTTTATCAAGGCAGCGATGGACAACAAGGCTCGCTCGGGCAAGAAGGCCTGA
- a CDS encoding branched-chain amino acid ABC transporter permease — protein sequence MSRKEVLIWALCAIATAGLALLPRWLTDEYYLSLLISILMYCVLATSWALFSGPTRYISLATVAFFGLGAYVTAVFGESLPWIAVLGIAAGVGLVTALLVGLSTLRLSGVYFVIFSFGLAELVKQLVTWWEVNITKDLGRYVFVEITTLDIYWQLLAMLALVLALRALINRSRLGLALRVIGEDETVATHVGINTTRAKVLLFTVSAVFITITGAIMAPRWTYIDPSIAFAPAISFQTLIMALLGGAGALFGPILGAVPLVLLFEYLGANFPNHFSILLGLVFIVIVYFIPQGLSGVIAKIFAKKGGKA from the coding sequence ATGAGCCGCAAAGAAGTTCTGATCTGGGCCCTCTGCGCCATCGCTACTGCGGGTCTGGCCCTGCTGCCGCGCTGGTTGACGGACGAGTACTACTTGTCCCTGCTCATCAGCATCCTTATGTACTGCGTGCTGGCCACGTCTTGGGCGCTGTTTTCTGGCCCTACGCGCTATATCTCGCTGGCGACGGTGGCCTTCTTCGGCCTTGGCGCTTATGTCACCGCCGTGTTTGGTGAGTCGCTGCCGTGGATTGCCGTGTTGGGTATTGCCGCCGGCGTGGGTCTGGTCACCGCACTACTGGTGGGCTTGTCCACCTTGCGTTTATCCGGCGTGTATTTTGTGATCTTTAGCTTTGGCTTGGCTGAACTGGTCAAGCAACTGGTGACGTGGTGGGAAGTGAACATCACCAAAGATCTGGGCCGCTACGTGTTTGTAGAGATCACCACGCTGGACATTTACTGGCAGCTGCTGGCCATGCTGGCCTTGGTGCTGGCGCTGCGTGCCCTTATCAACCGCTCGCGTCTGGGCTTGGCTCTGCGCGTGATTGGTGAAGATGAGACCGTGGCTACCCACGTGGGCATCAACACCACCCGCGCCAAGGTGCTGCTGTTTACCGTGAGCGCTGTGTTCATCACCATTACCGGCGCCATCATGGCCCCGCGCTGGACGTATATCGACCCCAGCATTGCCTTTGCACCCGCTATCTCGTTTCAGACGCTGATCATGGCGCTACTGGGTGGCGCAGGTGCGCTGTTTGGCCCCATTTTGGGTGCCGTGCCGCTGGTGCTGTTGTTTGAATATCTGGGTGCCAACTTCCCCAACCATTTCTCGATTTTGCTGGGTCTGGTGTTTATCGTGATCGTGTATTTCATCCCGCAAGGCCTGTCGGGCGTCATTGCAAAAATCTTTGCCAAGAAAGGGGGCAAGGCATGA